In Nocardia yunnanensis, one DNA window encodes the following:
- a CDS encoding TetR/AcrR family transcriptional regulator — protein MATPHEPKQDRSRATRQRLLEATIDCLAETGWAAATVAVVAERAGVSRGAAQHHFPTREDLITAALEYMFETRMDQAKADALAVADVAEGVSRTEAVVSGLVESYTSPLFKAALQVWTHAAADPVLRERIVPMEARFGRISHHMAVEALGVDDADPVAHHLVQATLDLARGLGLADVLTDDSLRRKEIVQQWAATLHTALTTPH, from the coding sequence ATGGCGACACCCCACGAACCCAAGCAGGACCGCAGCCGGGCCACCCGGCAGCGGCTGCTGGAGGCCACCATCGACTGCCTGGCCGAAACCGGCTGGGCGGCGGCCACGGTCGCGGTGGTGGCCGAACGGGCCGGGGTGTCGCGGGGCGCCGCCCAGCATCATTTCCCCACGCGCGAGGACCTGATCACCGCCGCCCTGGAGTACATGTTCGAGACCCGGATGGATCAGGCCAAGGCCGACGCGCTCGCCGTCGCCGACGTCGCCGAGGGCGTCTCGCGCACCGAGGCGGTGGTGTCGGGCCTGGTCGAGTCCTACACCAGCCCCCTGTTCAAAGCGGCCCTTCAAGTCTGGACCCACGCCGCCGCCGACCCGGTCCTGCGCGAACGCATCGTCCCCATGGAAGCCCGCTTCGGCCGCATCTCCCACCACATGGCCGTCGAAGCACTAGGCGTCGACGACGCCGACCCCGTCGCCCACCACCTAGTCCAAGCCACCCTCGACCTAGCCCGCGGCCTGGGCCTGGCCGACGTCCTCACCGACGACTCCCTGCGCCGCAAGGAAATCGTCCAACAATGGGCAGCCACCCTCCACACCGCCCTCACCACCCCCCACTGA
- a CDS encoding NAD(P)-dependent oxidoreductase, with product MKVAIFGATGTVGRHVVARALAAGHQVTILTRDAAHVAAPHERLRVEVGDVLDPAAVERTVIGQDAVIVTLGAGRKGVVRAEGTRTIIEAMDRTGVKRLICQSSLGVGDSRGNLNFVWKYLMFGMLLRQAYADHEAQERYVRSSDLDWTIVRPSAFTDGPATGGYRRGFPATETGLALKISRADIADFLVEQLTDDTYVRRTPGISN from the coding sequence ATGAAGGTAGCCATTTTCGGAGCCACCGGGACCGTCGGTCGCCACGTCGTCGCCCGCGCGCTGGCGGCCGGACATCAGGTCACCATCCTGACCCGCGACGCCGCCCATGTCGCCGCACCCCACGAGCGGCTGCGGGTCGAGGTCGGCGACGTCCTCGACCCGGCCGCCGTGGAGCGCACGGTCATCGGCCAGGACGCGGTGATCGTCACCCTGGGCGCGGGCCGCAAGGGCGTGGTCCGCGCCGAGGGCACCCGCACCATCATCGAGGCCATGGACCGCACCGGCGTCAAACGCCTGATCTGCCAGTCCTCCCTGGGTGTCGGCGACAGCCGCGGCAACCTGAACTTCGTCTGGAAATACCTCATGTTCGGCATGCTGCTGCGCCAGGCGTACGCCGACCACGAGGCGCAGGAGCGCTACGTCCGGTCCAGCGATCTCGACTGGACCATCGTGCGCCCCAGCGCCTTCACCGACGGCCCCGCTACCGGCGGCTACCGGCGCGGCTTCCCCGCCACCGAAACCGGTCTCGCCCTGAAGATCTCGCGTGCGGACATCGCGGATTTCCTCGTCGAGCAGCTCACCGACGACACGTATGTCCGTCGCACACCGGGCATTTCGAATTGA
- a CDS encoding epoxide hydrolase family protein, giving the protein MTAIRPFRIDVPQARLDDLDARLRKALWPNELPGVGDSYGVTVDRVRGLAQYWLEEFDWRALESELNAYPQFTTEIDGEDIHFLHVRSPRADAVPAVLIHGWPGSILEYLDVIEPLTNPEDAAAPAFHLVIPSLPGFGFSGPTRSAGWGTRRTARAFVDLMVRLGYQRFAAIGNDAGSMVAPEMARIAPEHLMGIHVTQLFSFPSGDPAEMAELSEEDMAALGHLQWFMDNKFTFNTLHSQQPQTLAFATSDSPIGLLGWNSQLMGESLDARFVIGNVAIYWLTGTAASSIRFYWEDAHDTERTPGPTTVPTGLAMFKGDFQSIRRFADRDHKNIASWHAYDANSSRSTSPNDAAGHYAAHEATDILVADIREFFARLS; this is encoded by the coding sequence ATGACCGCCATCCGCCCCTTCCGCATCGACGTCCCCCAGGCCCGGCTCGACGATCTGGACGCGCGGCTGCGCAAGGCGCTGTGGCCGAACGAGCTGCCGGGCGTGGGCGACTCCTACGGCGTCACCGTCGACCGGGTGCGCGGGCTCGCGCAGTACTGGCTGGAAGAATTCGATTGGCGGGCACTGGAATCCGAGCTCAACGCCTACCCGCAGTTCACCACCGAGATCGACGGCGAGGACATCCACTTCCTGCATGTCCGCTCACCCCGGGCCGACGCCGTCCCGGCCGTGCTCATCCACGGCTGGCCCGGGTCGATCCTCGAGTACCTGGACGTCATCGAGCCGCTGACCAACCCCGAAGACGCGGCGGCCCCGGCCTTTCACCTGGTCATCCCGTCGCTGCCGGGCTTCGGCTTCTCCGGGCCGACCCGCAGCGCCGGTTGGGGCACCCGCCGCACCGCCCGCGCCTTCGTCGACCTCATGGTCCGGCTCGGCTACCAGCGCTTCGCCGCGATCGGCAATGACGCGGGCTCGATGGTCGCACCGGAGATGGCCCGCATCGCCCCCGAGCACCTGATGGGAATCCATGTGACACAGCTGTTCTCGTTCCCCTCCGGCGATCCGGCGGAGATGGCGGAGCTGTCGGAGGAGGACATGGCGGCGCTGGGGCATCTGCAGTGGTTCATGGACAACAAGTTCACTTTCAACACCCTGCACAGCCAGCAGCCGCAGACCCTGGCCTTCGCCACCTCGGATTCACCCATCGGCCTGCTGGGCTGGAATTCCCAGCTCATGGGCGAGAGCCTGGACGCGCGGTTCGTCATCGGCAATGTGGCGATCTACTGGCTGACCGGCACCGCCGCCTCCTCGATCCGCTTCTACTGGGAGGACGCCCACGACACCGAGCGCACGCCGGGCCCGACCACCGTGCCGACCGGTCTGGCCATGTTCAAGGGCGACTTCCAGTCCATCCGCCGCTTCGCCGACCGCGACCACAAGAACATCGCCAGCTGGCATGCCTACGACGCGAATTCGTCCCGCTCCACCAGCCCCAACGACGCGGCCGGGCACTACGCCGCACACGAGGCGACCGACATCCTGGTCGCCGACATTCGAGAGTTCTTCGCTCGCCTGAGCTGA
- a CDS encoding TetR/AcrR family transcriptional regulator, translated as MPKTAEPAAQRALPGRKAQAARNDELILAAARDVFLAEPKAPISAVAERAGVGISALYRRYPSKEQLLRTLCYDGLRRYNTEAEAALENSDGWAVLVDFLHRVVEADVHSLVVHLAGTFTPDESILPEVRRSAELNAEILRRARESGRLRPEIDVADFGLILESCAAITVPDADRTRQLRLRVLTLLIDGLAATTGLPGPPPTPGEFAHRWQPR; from the coding sequence ATGCCGAAGACAGCCGAACCCGCAGCTCAGCGCGCCCTGCCCGGCCGCAAGGCGCAGGCCGCCCGCAATGACGAACTCATCCTGGCCGCGGCCCGCGACGTCTTCCTCGCCGAACCCAAGGCCCCGATCTCGGCGGTCGCGGAACGCGCCGGGGTCGGTATCAGCGCCCTGTACCGCCGCTACCCGAGCAAGGAACAGCTACTGCGCACCCTCTGCTACGACGGGCTGCGGCGCTACAACACCGAAGCCGAAGCGGCACTGGAGAACTCCGACGGCTGGGCCGTGCTGGTCGACTTCCTGCACCGCGTGGTCGAAGCCGACGTGCACTCGCTGGTCGTGCATCTGGCCGGCACCTTCACCCCGGACGAGTCGATTCTCCCCGAAGTGCGGCGCTCGGCCGAACTCAATGCCGAGATCCTGCGCCGGGCACGGGAATCCGGGCGACTGCGACCGGAGATCGATGTCGCGGACTTCGGCCTCATCCTCGAATCCTGCGCCGCCATCACAGTTCCCGATGCCGACCGCACCCGCCAACTCCGCCTCCGCGTGCTCACCCTGCTGATCGACGGCCTCGCCGCCACCACCGGCCTCCCCGGCCCGCCGCCCACTCCGGGCGAATTCGCCCATCGATGGCAGCCTCGCTGA
- a CDS encoding glycosyltransferase family 39 protein, whose product MTATLTERPIAPPPAEPPAARTGVREYALLAALLVGTGIAYLWNLSINGWANSFYAAAVQAGSVSWKAFFFGSSDAGNSITVDKTPLSLWPMEISVRVFGLHSWSMLLPQALLGVASVALLWAIVRRGFGAHAGLLAGLVLALTPIAAVMFRFNNPDAMLVFLMLAAAWAMTRAVADGRWRWLLLTGAFIGLGFLAKQLQVLLVVPALALTYLIAGPPKLGKRIAQLFGAAVAMVAGAGWWVLLAELWPSSDRPYFGGSQHNSIIELTLGYNGLGRLNGDETGSVGGFGGGEMPTGGGGMWGTPGIGRLFEPAQAGQIAWLIPAALVLLVVGLVLRGKVSRTDPRRATLILFGGWLLGTGLVFSFMKGIFHPYYTVALAPGVAALVGAGSVLAWQHRDRVWVRLAIAFALGATTATAWIVLSRSTSFVPWLRWVVLAGGVLATVLMLVRLPRRASLAVAAAAVLVGLAAPTAYAIDGIATGHQGPMPSAGPMTRGGWGPGRGGDHGMPGGFPGAPGGQQAGGQHGTPHGDASSTAGNDSGPGGFGGAAGNMMMASKPSDRVTALLEADGSDYTWVAATVSSNSAAGFQLATQLPVMPVGGFNGSDPSPTLAQFQEYVQVGRIHYFIAGNQMGGERGNGNTKSQSAQITAWVKDHFNSQEVDGITLYDLTSPTTS is encoded by the coding sequence ATGACCGCGACACTGACCGAACGGCCGATCGCCCCACCCCCGGCCGAACCGCCCGCGGCACGCACCGGAGTGCGTGAATACGCGCTGCTGGCGGCCCTGCTCGTCGGCACCGGCATCGCCTATCTGTGGAATCTGTCGATCAACGGCTGGGCCAACTCGTTCTACGCCGCGGCGGTGCAGGCCGGTTCGGTGTCGTGGAAGGCGTTCTTCTTCGGCTCCTCCGACGCCGGCAACTCCATCACCGTGGACAAGACGCCACTGTCGTTGTGGCCCATGGAGATCTCCGTCCGCGTCTTCGGCCTGCACAGCTGGAGCATGCTGTTGCCGCAGGCGCTGCTGGGCGTCGCGTCGGTGGCGCTGCTGTGGGCGATCGTGCGCCGCGGCTTCGGCGCGCACGCCGGGCTGCTGGCCGGACTGGTGCTGGCGCTGACTCCCATTGCGGCCGTGATGTTCCGGTTCAACAACCCCGACGCCATGCTGGTGTTCCTCATGCTCGCCGCCGCCTGGGCCATGACCCGGGCGGTCGCCGACGGGCGCTGGCGGTGGCTGCTGCTGACCGGCGCCTTCATCGGACTGGGCTTCCTGGCCAAGCAGTTGCAGGTGCTGCTGGTGGTGCCCGCGCTGGCGCTGACCTACCTGATCGCGGGCCCGCCGAAGCTGGGCAAGCGCATCGCCCAGTTGTTCGGCGCGGCCGTCGCCATGGTGGCGGGCGCGGGCTGGTGGGTGCTGCTGGCCGAGCTGTGGCCGTCCTCGGATCGGCCGTACTTCGGTGGCTCGCAGCACAATTCGATCATCGAACTGACGCTGGGTTACAACGGGCTGGGTCGTCTCAACGGCGACGAGACCGGCAGTGTCGGCGGCTTCGGCGGCGGTGAGATGCCGACCGGCGGGGGCGGCATGTGGGGCACGCCCGGCATCGGGCGGCTGTTCGAACCGGCGCAGGCCGGTCAGATCGCCTGGCTGATTCCGGCCGCGCTGGTGCTGCTGGTCGTGGGACTCGTGTTGCGCGGCAAGGTGTCCCGCACCGATCCGCGGCGCGCGACGCTGATCCTGTTCGGCGGCTGGCTGCTGGGCACCGGGCTGGTGTTCAGCTTCATGAAGGGCATCTTCCACCCGTACTACACGGTGGCGCTGGCGCCCGGGGTGGCGGCGCTGGTCGGAGCGGGCTCCGTGCTCGCCTGGCAGCATCGCGATCGGGTGTGGGTGCGGCTCGCGATCGCGTTCGCGCTGGGTGCGACCACCGCGACGGCGTGGATCGTCCTGTCCCGCAGCACATCCTTCGTGCCGTGGCTGCGCTGGGTGGTGCTGGCCGGCGGCGTTCTCGCCACCGTGCTGATGCTGGTTCGCCTGCCGCGCAGGGCAAGTCTGGCCGTCGCGGCGGCCGCGGTGCTGGTCGGGCTGGCCGCTCCCACGGCCTACGCCATCGACGGCATCGCCACCGGTCATCAGGGGCCGATGCCCTCGGCCGGCCCGATGACCCGCGGCGGCTGGGGCCCCGGCCGCGGCGGCGACCACGGCATGCCCGGTGGCTTCCCGGGCGCGCCCGGCGGCCAGCAGGCGGGCGGACAGCACGGCACGCCCCACGGTGACGCCTCGAGCACCGCCGGAAACGACAGCGGCCCCGGCGGATTCGGCGGCGCGGCCGGCAACATGATGATGGCCAGCAAGCCCAGCGACCGCGTCACCGCGCTGCTGGAGGCCGACGGCTCGGACTACACCTGGGTGGCGGCAACCGTCTCCTCCAACTCGGCGGCCGGTTTCCAGCTGGCAACCCAGTTGCCGGTCATGCCGGTGGGTGGCTTCAACGGCAGTGACCCGTCCCCGACGTTGGCCCAGTTCCAGGAGTACGTGCAGGTCGGCCGCATCCACTACTTCATCGCCGGCAACCAGATGGGCGGTGAGCGCGGCAATGGAAACACCAAGAGCCAGAGCGCGCAGATCACCGCCTGGGTGAAGGACCACTTCAACTCCCAGGAAGTGGACGGCATCACCCTCTACGACCTGACCTCACCCACAACCTCATAA
- the thiD gene encoding bifunctional hydroxymethylpyrimidine kinase/phosphomethylpyrimidine kinase: MQLLPLAPDGVTPVRALTIAGTDSGGGAGIQADSRTMALCGVHACVAVAAVTVQNTLGVSGFHEIPPQIVADQVRTVVGDIGIGAAKTGMLASTAIIEAVAGVCREVGIGRDGDIPLVVDPVAASMHGDALLHAEALDAVRHTLIPLATVVTPNLDEVRLITGIDVVDDASARKAAEALIALGPRWAIVKGGHLRTSEQSTDLLFDGEVFHELPARRLSTGNDHGGGDTLAAAICCALAHGYSVPDAVAFAKEWTFHCLEASYDLGAGHGPVSPLWRLHLDRK; encoded by the coding sequence GTGCAGCTCTTACCCCTCGCCCCTGATGGCGTCACTCCGGTTCGCGCGCTCACCATCGCGGGCACCGACTCCGGCGGCGGCGCGGGCATCCAGGCCGACTCCCGCACCATGGCCCTGTGCGGCGTGCACGCCTGCGTGGCCGTGGCCGCGGTGACCGTGCAGAACACCCTCGGCGTCAGCGGGTTCCACGAGATTCCGCCGCAGATCGTGGCCGACCAGGTGCGAACCGTGGTGGGCGACATCGGAATCGGCGCGGCCAAGACCGGCATGCTCGCCTCCACCGCCATCATCGAGGCGGTCGCCGGCGTGTGCCGCGAGGTCGGCATCGGCCGCGACGGCGATATCCCCTTGGTCGTGGACCCGGTCGCGGCGTCCATGCACGGCGACGCCCTCCTGCACGCCGAGGCCCTGGACGCGGTGCGCCACACCCTGATTCCGCTGGCCACCGTGGTCACCCCCAACCTGGACGAGGTCCGGCTCATCACCGGCATCGACGTGGTCGACGACGCGTCGGCTCGCAAGGCCGCCGAGGCGCTCATCGCGCTCGGGCCGCGGTGGGCCATCGTCAAGGGCGGTCACCTGCGCACCTCCGAGCAGTCCACCGATCTGCTCTTCGACGGCGAGGTCTTCCACGAGCTCCCGGCCCGCCGGCTGTCCACCGGCAACGATCACGGCGGCGGCGACACCCTGGCCGCGGCCATCTGTTGCGCGCTGGCGCACGGCTATTCGGTCCCGGATGCGGTGGCCTTCGCCAAGGAGTGGACCTTCCACTGCCTCGAAGCGTCCTACGACCTGGGCGCGGGACACGGACCGGTCTCCCCGTTGTGGCGGCTGCATCTCGATCGGAAGTAG
- a CDS encoding VOC family protein: MNWTLEVVIVPVSDVDRAKDFYSNKLGFHVDHDVRPSEGMRICQLTPPGSGCSIVIGEGAVPKMEPGYLEGLQLVVPDLRRAHAELVARGVDVTDIQVLPGPTNPDADPLDNSGFIFFDDPDGNSWSVQQISSRA, from the coding sequence ATGAACTGGACTCTCGAAGTGGTCATCGTCCCGGTCTCCGACGTCGACCGCGCCAAGGATTTCTACTCCAACAAGCTCGGCTTCCATGTCGACCACGACGTGCGGCCCAGCGAGGGCATGCGCATCTGCCAGCTGACGCCGCCCGGGTCGGGCTGCTCCATTGTCATCGGGGAGGGCGCGGTTCCGAAGATGGAGCCCGGCTACCTCGAGGGCTTGCAACTGGTCGTCCCGGATCTGCGACGGGCGCACGCCGAGCTGGTCGCGCGCGGGGTCGACGTCACGGACATCCAGGTGCTGCCCGGACCCACCAACCCCGATGCCGACCCGCTGGACAACAGCGGGTTCATCTTCTTCGACGATCCGGACGGCAACAGCTGGTCGGTGCAGCAGATTTCCAGCCGCGCCTGA
- a CDS encoding dihydrofolate reductase family protein, with translation MRKLVYYVAVSLDGYIAGPQGEFDFFPMCADMMAWIGEHYPESVPAHVREPLGLPLDTPNKQWDTVLMGRGTYEPALAQGVDPYPHLKQYVFSTTLAPADHPRVEVVNSDPVALVRELKRQEGMDIWLCGGGKLAGSLLGEIDRLIVKSYPVIAGGGVPAFAGNFQPTRFTVTERRQFDTGAQVSWFDRA, from the coding sequence ATGCGAAAGCTTGTCTACTACGTGGCGGTCTCCCTCGACGGCTACATCGCGGGCCCGCAGGGCGAATTCGATTTCTTTCCGATGTGCGCGGACATGATGGCCTGGATCGGCGAGCACTACCCCGAGTCTGTGCCCGCCCACGTTCGCGAGCCGCTGGGTCTGCCGCTGGACACTCCGAACAAGCAGTGGGACACCGTTCTCATGGGTCGCGGCACCTACGAGCCCGCCCTCGCCCAGGGCGTCGACCCCTATCCGCATTTGAAGCAGTACGTCTTCTCTACCACCCTCGCCCCCGCGGACCATCCGCGGGTCGAGGTGGTGAACAGCGATCCGGTGGCGCTGGTCAGGGAGCTGAAAAGGCAAGAGGGCATGGACATCTGGCTCTGCGGCGGTGGCAAACTGGCCGGCAGTCTGCTCGGCGAGATCGATCGACTGATCGTCAAGAGCTACCCGGTGATCGCGGGCGGCGGCGTGCCGGCCTTCGCCGGCAACTTCCAGCCGACCCGCTTCACCGTCACCGAGCGCCGGCAGTTCGACACCGGCGCACAGGTCAGCTGGTTCGATCGCGCCTGA
- a CDS encoding bifunctional glycosyltransferase family 2/GtrA family protein — MSDTQTAVRAAEPAAAVTAPVVDVVVPVYNEEVDLGPCVRRLHAFLTLNFPFTARITIADNASTDSTLTVAEQLAAQLDGVRVVHLDRKGRGRALREVWQSSDAQIVAYMDVDLSTDLNALLPLVAPLVSGHSDVAIGTRLASSSRVVRGPKREIISRCYNLILRASLQAKFSDAQCGFKAMRGDVAKLVLPLVEDGEWFFDTELLVLAERIGLRIHEVPVDWIDDPDSRVDIIDTARKDLLGVWRVGRALTSGRLPINELRAAIGREPLVEGVPLGMVGQLVRFGIVGVTSTLAYLLLYVLLQGITGAQAANFLALLITAIANTAANRAFTFGVRGSNQAVSHHFQGLIIFAVGLALTSGSLYTLHHWAPNAAVHLELAVLVIANLVATLLRFVGLRWVFRNAGKHPVPEAVR; from the coding sequence ATGAGCGACACGCAGACCGCCGTTCGGGCGGCGGAACCCGCAGCAGCAGTGACCGCGCCCGTCGTGGATGTGGTCGTTCCGGTCTACAACGAAGAGGTCGATCTCGGGCCCTGCGTGCGCAGACTGCACGCGTTCCTCACCCTCAACTTCCCGTTCACGGCGCGAATCACCATCGCCGACAACGCGTCCACCGACAGCACCCTCACCGTCGCCGAGCAACTGGCCGCTCAGCTGGACGGCGTGCGCGTGGTGCATCTGGATCGCAAGGGCCGCGGCCGCGCGCTGCGCGAAGTCTGGCAGTCCTCCGACGCGCAGATCGTCGCCTACATGGACGTGGATCTGTCCACCGACCTCAACGCGCTGCTGCCGCTGGTGGCGCCGCTGGTGTCCGGGCACTCCGACGTCGCCATCGGGACCCGGCTCGCCTCCTCGTCGCGGGTGGTGCGCGGACCCAAGCGCGAGATCATCTCCCGCTGCTACAACCTCATCCTGCGGGCCTCGCTGCAGGCCAAGTTCTCCGACGCGCAGTGCGGCTTCAAGGCCATGCGCGGTGACGTCGCCAAGCTGGTGCTGCCGCTGGTCGAGGACGGCGAATGGTTCTTCGACACCGAACTGCTGGTGCTGGCCGAACGCATCGGACTGCGCATCCATGAGGTGCCGGTGGACTGGATCGACGATCCGGACTCGCGCGTCGACATCATCGACACCGCGCGCAAGGATCTGCTCGGCGTCTGGCGGGTCGGCCGCGCCCTGACCTCCGGGCGACTGCCCATCAACGAACTGCGGGCCGCGATCGGCCGCGAACCGCTGGTGGAGGGCGTGCCGCTGGGCATGGTCGGGCAGCTGGTGCGCTTCGGCATCGTGGGCGTCACCTCGACGCTGGCCTACCTGCTGCTGTACGTGCTGCTGCAGGGCATCACCGGCGCGCAGGCGGCGAACTTCCTGGCGCTGCTGATCACCGCGATCGCCAATACCGCCGCCAACCGCGCCTTCACCTTCGGGGTGCGCGGTTCCAATCAGGCGGTGTCCCATCACTTCCAGGGCCTGATCATCTTCGCCGTGGGTCTCGCGCTGACCAGCGGCTCGCTGTACACGCTGCATCATTGGGCGCCCAACGCGGCCGTCCATCTGGAACTGGCGGTGCTGGTGATCGCCAACCTGGTCGCCACCCTGCTGCGATTCGTGGGCCTGCGCTGGGTGTTCCGCAATGCCGGCAAGCATCCGGTGCCCGAGGCGGTCCGGTGA
- a CDS encoding TetR/AcrR family transcriptional regulator: MVRTNPERRNALLDASIEVLAREGARGLTFRAVDQEAGVPAGTASNYFPNRDALLVQTGNRYYERLLPSDEALAKSRGPQTRETMTALMTEVVDRVSHFRAGYLASLELRLEATRRPELQALLTERVRADLDFNIANYRESGLPGDENAVITLYLALNWLILDRLTLPGIFDEHQAADLVRTLVDRALPQQ; encoded by the coding sequence GTGGTTCGGACCAATCCGGAACGGCGCAATGCCCTGCTGGACGCATCGATCGAGGTCCTGGCGCGGGAAGGGGCGCGCGGCCTCACCTTCCGTGCGGTCGATCAGGAGGCGGGCGTCCCCGCCGGCACCGCCTCCAACTACTTCCCCAACCGCGACGCCCTGCTCGTCCAGACCGGCAACCGCTACTACGAGCGCCTGCTCCCCAGCGACGAGGCCCTCGCGAAATCACGCGGCCCGCAGACCCGCGAGACCATGACCGCCCTCATGACCGAGGTGGTCGACCGCGTGTCCCACTTCCGCGCCGGCTACCTCGCCAGCCTCGAGCTGCGCCTGGAAGCCACCCGCCGCCCCGAACTCCAAGCGCTGCTCACCGAACGCGTCCGCGCCGACCTCGACTTCAATATCGCCAACTACCGTGAATCCGGCCTCCCCGGCGACGAAAACGCCGTCATCACCCTCTATCTCGCCCTCAATTGGCTCATTCTCGACCGCCTCACCCTCCCAGGCATTTTCGACGAGCACCAAGCCGCCGATCTGGTTCGCACCCTGGTCGACCGCGCCCTACCTCAGCAGTAG
- a CDS encoding GTP-binding protein translates to MTSEHHAPLPVTVLSGFLGAGKTTLLNHILANREGRRVAVIVNDMSEVNIDAALVAGQGHLDRTEEKLVELTNGCICCTLREDLIDSVAKLAREGRFDQLVIESTGISEPMPVAATFEWEFEDGFRLGELARLDTMVTVVDCSTFLSEVVKGQALAERNLQAGDGDARTIADLLIDQVEFANVLVLNKTDLVSANALGTVEATIRRLNPAARVVHAAHGVVDLAEVLGTGRYNPDLAAQFDGWDEELAGGHTPETEEYGISSLTFTADRPFHPERLDAALLQLHRLLRSKGFFWLASRPDLAAIWSQAGPNLTFEAGAYWEALDMRPSQEIVFIGVKLDRPHVRDLLESALLTDAELAAGQQEWRTYRDPFPSWAPAHDHA, encoded by the coding sequence ATGACTTCGGAACATCATGCCCCGCTGCCCGTCACCGTGCTGTCCGGTTTTCTCGGCGCGGGTAAGACGACCCTGCTCAACCACATCCTGGCCAACCGGGAGGGCCGCCGGGTGGCGGTCATCGTCAATGACATGAGCGAGGTGAACATCGATGCCGCGTTGGTCGCGGGGCAGGGGCACCTCGACCGGACCGAGGAGAAGCTGGTCGAGCTCACCAACGGCTGCATCTGCTGCACACTGCGCGAGGACCTCATCGACTCGGTCGCGAAGCTGGCGCGGGAGGGGCGATTCGATCAACTGGTCATCGAATCGACCGGGATCTCCGAGCCCATGCCGGTGGCCGCCACCTTCGAGTGGGAGTTCGAGGACGGTTTCCGGCTCGGCGAGCTGGCACGGCTGGACACCATGGTCACGGTCGTGGACTGCTCCACCTTCCTCTCGGAAGTGGTGAAGGGACAGGCGCTGGCCGAACGGAATCTGCAAGCGGGCGACGGTGACGCGCGCACGATCGCCGACCTGCTCATCGATCAGGTGGAATTCGCGAATGTGCTGGTGCTCAACAAAACCGATCTGGTGAGCGCCAACGCCCTGGGAACAGTGGAAGCGACGATTCGCCGATTGAATCCCGCGGCGCGCGTCGTGCACGCCGCGCACGGTGTCGTCGATCTGGCCGAGGTACTCGGCACCGGCCGCTACAACCCCGATCTGGCGGCGCAATTCGACGGCTGGGACGAGGAATTGGCGGGCGGCCACACACCCGAGACCGAGGAATACGGCATCAGCAGTCTCACTTTCACCGCCGACCGCCCCTTCCACCCCGAACGCTTGGACGCCGCCTTGCTGCAGTTACACCGCCTACTGCGCAGCAAGGGATTCTTCTGGCTGGCCTCCCGCCCCGATCTCGCCGCCATCTGGTCGCAGGCCGGCCCCAACCTCACCTTCGAGGCGGGCGCGTACTGGGAGGCCCTCGATATGCGACCGAGCCAGGAAATCGTGTTCATCGGCGTGAAACTGGATCGCCCCCACGTCCGCGATCTACTCGAATCAGCCTTGCTCACCGACGCCGAACTGGCTGCGGGCCAACAGGAATGGCGAACCTACCGCGACCCCTTCCCCTCCTGGGCCCCGGCACACGATCACGCGTGA